Proteins from one Ornithobacterium rhinotracheale genomic window:
- the bcp gene encoding thioredoxin-dependent thiol peroxidase: protein MNKMLQVGDKMPDFKGVDQFGKEHSSADFKNQKLVVFFYPKASTPGCTAEACNINDNLDALKAQGYQVIGVSADSVEKQRKFSDKYDFKFPVIADVDKKIIEAFGVWGEKKFMGKTYDGIHRTTFIIDGNGVVERVIEKVKTKDHTNQILNSEK from the coding sequence ATGAATAAAATGTTACAAGTAGGCGATAAAATGCCCGATTTCAAAGGTGTAGACCAATTTGGGAAAGAGCATTCATCCGCCGATTTCAAAAATCAGAAATTAGTCGTTTTTTTCTACCCAAAAGCCAGTACGCCAGGTTGCACGGCAGAGGCTTGCAACATCAACGATAATCTTGATGCGCTAAAAGCTCAAGGCTATCAAGTGATAGGCGTGAGTGCAGATTCGGTAGAAAAACAACGAAAATTCAGTGATAAATACGATTTTAAATTCCCCGTGATTGCCGATGTGGATAAGAAAATTATTGAAGCATTTGGCGTGTGGGGCGAAAAGAAATTTATGGGCAAAACCTATGATGGAATTCATCGTACGACATTCATTATTGATGGAAATGGAGTGGTGGAGCGCGTGATAGAAAAAGTGAAAACAAAAGATCATACCAATCAAATTTTAAATTCAGAAAAATAA
- the recA gene encoding recombinase RecA, whose product MSEIDEAKRKALQLVLDKMDKNYGKGAVMMMGDKAIDENIAVIPTGSLGLDLALGVGGYPRGRIVEIYGPESSGKTTLAIHAIAEAQKSGGIAAFIDAEHAFDRYYAEKLGVDVEHLIISQPDNGEQALEIADNLIRSGAIDIIVIDSVAALTPKSEIDGDMGDSKMGLQARLMSQALRKLTGTINKTKCTAIFINQLREKIGVMFGSPETTTGGNALKFYASVRLDIRRSTQIKDGNDVIGNLTRVKVVKNKVAPPFRSAEFDIMYGEGISKAGEILDIATDLEILKKSGSWYSYGDTKLGQGRDAVRGVLKDNPELAEELEEKIKEELEKK is encoded by the coding sequence ATGAGCGAAATAGACGAAGCAAAAAGGAAAGCACTCCAGCTAGTGCTTGATAAAATGGATAAAAACTATGGTAAAGGCGCCGTGATGATGATGGGCGACAAAGCCATAGATGAGAATATTGCCGTGATTCCCACAGGGTCTTTGGGCCTTGATTTAGCCTTGGGCGTGGGAGGGTATCCGCGCGGTAGAATCGTGGAGATTTACGGTCCAGAATCTTCTGGTAAAACTACTTTGGCCATTCACGCTATTGCCGAAGCTCAAAAGTCTGGTGGAATTGCAGCTTTCATCGATGCAGAGCACGCATTTGATAGATATTATGCCGAAAAATTAGGCGTAGATGTTGAGCATTTAATTATCTCTCAGCCAGATAATGGGGAGCAAGCTTTAGAAATTGCCGATAACTTAATCCGTTCGGGAGCAATTGATATTATTGTAATCGATTCGGTAGCGGCTTTAACGCCAAAGTCGGAAATCGACGGAGATATGGGCGATTCCAAAATGGGATTGCAAGCGCGTTTGATGTCTCAAGCCTTGAGAAAACTTACGGGAACCATCAACAAAACCAAATGTACCGCTATTTTCATCAACCAGTTGAGAGAGAAAATCGGTGTGATGTTCGGTAGTCCAGAAACCACAACGGGTGGTAATGCACTTAAATTCTATGCATCGGTGCGTTTAGACATTCGTCGTTCTACTCAGATCAAGGACGGGAACGATGTCATCGGAAACTTGACTCGCGTGAAAGTAGTGAAAAACAAAGTAGCTCCGCCGTTCCGTAGTGCAGAATTCGACATTATGTATGGCGAAGGAATTTCTAAAGCAGGTGAGATTTTAGACATTGCAACCGATTTAGAAATCTTGAAAAAAAGCGGTTCTTGGTATTCTTATGGCGACACCAAATTGGGCCAAGGTCGAGATGCCGTGCGTGGGGTATTGAAAGATAATCCAGAATTAGCCGAAGAATTAGAAGAGAAAATTAAAGAAGAATTAGAGAAAAAATAG
- a CDS encoding 3'(2'),5'-bisphosphate nucleotidase CysQ codes for MMNILEIATRAVALAGEEVLKQYQNGFSTETKADGSPVTSADLAAHKILQKHVSFTDIPYFSEERDKDSLQEIRNTPTYWIADPIDGTMDFVNKTDEYCVCLGLIENNTAKLGVLYAPSLGLFYFGSDENPTRKFIGSPQELHKIALKSDFFEQLIKNSKPIPTLELPKDYTFLCSKFHMDKGTEEYMHTLEKKHQNLKIKSMGSVIKLGLIADRWATEYTRFRAVNFWDIAAGHAIAKYAGLKVCYPNTDKEITYDSDDLKVHGYSIHWE; via the coding sequence ATGATGAATATATTAGAAATAGCAACTCGTGCAGTAGCACTTGCAGGAGAAGAAGTGCTTAAACAATACCAAAACGGATTCTCCACCGAGACCAAAGCCGACGGCTCGCCCGTTACAAGCGCAGACTTGGCAGCACACAAAATATTGCAAAAACATGTTTCCTTCACAGATATTCCCTACTTTAGCGAAGAAAGAGACAAGGATTCGTTGCAAGAAATTAGAAATACGCCCACCTATTGGATTGCAGACCCTATTGATGGGACCATGGATTTTGTCAACAAAACAGATGAATATTGTGTGTGCTTAGGCTTAATTGAGAACAATACGGCCAAATTGGGAGTTTTATACGCACCCTCTCTTGGGCTTTTTTATTTTGGAAGTGATGAAAATCCTACAAGAAAGTTTATAGGATCACCACAAGAACTACACAAAATAGCCTTAAAATCAGATTTTTTTGAACAATTAATAAAAAACAGTAAGCCCATTCCAACTTTAGAATTACCTAAAGACTACACTTTTCTTTGTAGCAAATTCCACATGGATAAAGGAACCGAAGAGTATATGCATACTTTGGAAAAAAAACACCAGAACTTAAAAATAAAATCCATGGGAAGCGTCATCAAACTTGGGCTTATCGCCGACAGATGGGCTACGGAGTACACCCGCTTTAGAGCTGTCAACTTTTGGGACATTGCCGCAGGGCACGCCATTGCTAAATATGCGGGGCTTAAAGTTTGCTATCCCAACACCGACAAGGAAATCACTTATGATAGCGATGATTTAAAAGTGCATGGCTACTCAATCCATTGGGAATAA
- a CDS encoding thymidine kinase: MFLENTINHTKNTGWIEVICGSMFSGKTEELIRRVKRAELAGQKVEIFKPAIDKRYDEQDVVSHDENKKQATPIEASSNLPILASDCDVVGIDEAQFFDEGIVEVANLLANSGKRVIIAGLDMDFKGRPFGPMPNLMAVAEYVTKVHAICMKTGNLANYSHRKIKSDKLVELGEKAEYEPLSRAVFWEELRKEEENNG; this comes from the coding sequence ATGTTTTTAGAGAATACCATTAATCATACAAAAAATACGGGCTGGATTGAAGTAATCTGCGGCTCAATGTTTTCGGGCAAAACCGAGGAGTTGATTCGTAGGGTAAAACGCGCCGAGCTGGCTGGGCAAAAGGTTGAAATCTTTAAACCCGCAATCGATAAACGCTATGATGAGCAAGATGTGGTATCGCACGATGAAAATAAAAAACAAGCAACTCCGATTGAGGCGAGTTCTAACTTGCCTATTCTAGCTAGTGATTGCGATGTGGTGGGCATAGACGAAGCGCAATTTTTCGATGAAGGAATCGTGGAAGTGGCTAATCTTTTGGCTAATTCGGGGAAAAGAGTAATTATTGCGGGATTAGACATGGATTTTAAAGGTCGCCCTTTTGGGCCGATGCCTAATCTAATGGCAGTGGCGGAGTATGTGACCAAGGTACATGCAATCTGTATGAAAACAGGGAATTTGGCTAATTATTCTCATCGAAAAATTAAAAGTGATAAATTGGTAGAGCTTGGCGAAAAGGCAGAATACGAGCCGTTGAGCCGAGCAGTTTTCTGGGAAGAATTAAGAAAGGAAGAAGAAAATAATGGATAA
- a CDS encoding porin family protein, with amino-acid sequence MKNKFILTTILCLVFSMSFAQIGGFLQDTKFGVRAGLNYSRVKDIHSESGSRLGFNAGVQAMIPISYGNEFYIQPEITYSQKGESNEVSGNKKEMYRMDYIDVPVLFKAYFSERDTDFFGVFGPKFSFLINDSVKNPSKDGVRYHNDEYNKFDFGLVGGIGFSYLRNWEVDARIEYGFTDTNKTQKDTNNNIVTSLNLSYVF; translated from the coding sequence ATGAAAAATAAATTTATCTTAACTACAATACTATGTTTAGTATTTAGCATGAGTTTTGCACAAATTGGAGGATTTTTGCAAGACACAAAATTTGGTGTAAGAGCAGGTCTTAACTACTCAAGAGTAAAAGACATTCACTCTGAATCTGGCTCTAGACTTGGATTCAACGCTGGAGTGCAAGCAATGATACCAATTTCTTATGGTAATGAATTCTATATTCAACCAGAAATTACTTATTCACAAAAAGGTGAATCAAACGAAGTTTCTGGAAATAAAAAAGAAATGTACCGTATGGATTACATCGATGTTCCTGTACTTTTCAAAGCTTACTTCTCTGAAAGAGATACAGATTTCTTCGGTGTTTTTGGTCCTAAATTCTCCTTTTTAATCAACGATAGCGTAAAAAACCCTTCAAAAGATGGTGTTCGCTACCACAATGATGAGTACAATAAATTTGATTTTGGGCTAGTTGGAGGTATTGGTTTTTCTTACTTAAGAAACTGGGAAGTTGATGCTCGTATCGAGTACGGATTCACAGATACCAACAAAACTCAAAAAGACACAAACAACAATATTGTTACAAGTTTGAATTTATCTTATGTATTTTAA
- the sucD gene encoding succinate--CoA ligase subunit alpha gives MSVLVNKDSKIIVQGFTGSEGTFHAEQMIAYGTNVVGGVTPKKGGQTHLNKPVFNTVQDAVDATGANVSIIFVPPAFAADAIMEAADSGIKVIVCITEGIPTADMVRVKSYVDQRDCRLIGPNCPGIITSEEAKVGIMPGFVFKKGKVGIVSKSGTLTYEAADQVVKAGYGISTAIGIGGDPIIGTTTKEAVELFMNDPETECIVMIGEIGGQLEAEAARWIKENGTKPVVGFIAGQTAPKGRTMGHAGAIVGGKDDTAQAKMKIMQECGIHVVSSPAEIGAKVAEVLK, from the coding sequence ATGTCAGTACTAGTAAATAAAGATTCAAAAATCATCGTTCAAGGTTTTACAGGAAGTGAAGGCACTTTCCACGCAGAACAAATGATTGCATATGGCACCAATGTAGTAGGTGGTGTTACACCTAAAAAAGGAGGGCAAACTCATTTAAACAAACCTGTTTTTAACACAGTACAAGATGCTGTTGACGCTACAGGGGCTAATGTTAGTATCATTTTCGTTCCACCAGCATTTGCTGCAGATGCCATTATGGAAGCTGCAGATTCAGGTATTAAAGTAATTGTGTGCATCACCGAGGGAATTCCTACAGCAGACATGGTGCGCGTAAAATCCTATGTAGATCAAAGAGATTGCAGATTGATAGGGCCAAACTGCCCTGGAATTATTACATCTGAAGAGGCCAAAGTGGGAATCATGCCAGGCTTTGTCTTCAAAAAAGGAAAAGTGGGTATCGTGTCTAAATCAGGAACGCTTACTTATGAAGCGGCAGACCAAGTGGTAAAAGCAGGATACGGAATTTCTACCGCAATCGGTATCGGTGGAGATCCTATCATCGGAACTACTACCAAAGAAGCCGTTGAGCTTTTCATGAACGACCCAGAAACTGAATGTATCGTGATGATTGGAGAAATTGGCGGACAATTGGAAGCCGAAGCCGCCAGATGGATTAAAGAAAATGGCACAAAACCTGTCGTAGGATTCATTGCAGGACAAACTGCTCCAAAAGGTAGAACCATGGGACACGCAGGAGCTATTGTAGGCGGAAAAGACGACACTGCACAAGCAAAAATGAAAATTATGCAAGAATGTGGAATTCATGTCGTATCTTCGCCCGCAGAAATCGGAGCAAAAGTTGCCGAGGTTTTAAAATAA
- a CDS encoding DNA alkylation repair protein, protein MEVQKTYIQKRLFLLQDRSYKDFQERLIPTVEPDRIIGIRTPRLRKFAKDFFKEKPELLNDFLADLPHTYYEENNLHLFLISEFKDLAHAINETERILPYIDNWATCDITRPKVFEENPELVYKKIKEWITSEHEFTIRYAMGILLELYLEENFSAEHLDLVASVTDERYYVQMMMAWYFSYALIKQYEHAIPYLEQHKLPSFVHTKTIQKAIESRRISDEKKSYLKTLRQKS, encoded by the coding sequence ATGGAAGTGCAAAAAACATACATTCAAAAACGCTTATTTCTTTTACAAGACAGAAGCTACAAAGATTTTCAAGAAAGATTAATCCCAACCGTGGAACCCGATAGAATTATAGGGATTAGAACACCAAGACTTAGAAAATTTGCTAAAGATTTTTTTAAAGAAAAACCCGAACTATTAAATGATTTTTTGGCAGATTTACCTCATACTTATTATGAGGAAAACAATTTGCACTTATTCTTAATTTCAGAATTTAAGGATTTGGCGCACGCAATCAACGAGACCGAACGCATTTTGCCCTACATCGATAACTGGGCGACTTGCGACATCACTCGGCCAAAAGTTTTTGAAGAAAATCCCGAACTTGTTTATAAAAAGATAAAAGAATGGATTACGAGCGAACATGAATTTACGATTCGCTATGCCATGGGTATTTTGCTTGAACTGTATTTGGAAGAGAATTTCTCGGCCGAGCATTTAGACTTGGTCGCTTCGGTAACAGATGAGCGCTACTATGTGCAAATGATGATGGCTTGGTACTTTAGTTATGCTTTAATCAAGCAATACGAGCACGCGATTCCTTATCTTGAGCAGCATAAATTACCATCTTTTGTTCATACTAAAACCATTCAAAAAGCCATTGAAAGCAGACGCATTTCGGATGAAAAAAAATCATATCTAAAAACTTTAAGACAAAAAAGTTAA
- a CDS encoding sulfite exporter TauE/SafE family protein: MGVLIVYALILGLGNSLHCVGMCGPIAFSLGLSQEKNVAFYTKNLLYQLGRVTTYTFLGILVGFVGKGISLAGFHGKISIAMGVLMIVYALLPKKTIAKVESFGNTSRFLMQVKSKLGEFIKKRSYFSLYITGILNGLLPCGAVYVALIAAIAAGSVAKSAMFMALFGLGTIPLMFLAVFLGVSLNLPLRNKLNKILPYLIILVGILFIIRGLELGIPFLSPPASALDVSGKPHSCHCH; the protein is encoded by the coding sequence ATGGGGGTATTAATTGTATATGCACTAATATTAGGATTAGGCAATAGTCTACATTGCGTGGGCATGTGTGGGCCTATTGCCTTTTCGTTGGGATTATCCCAAGAAAAAAATGTAGCTTTTTACACCAAAAACCTTTTATATCAGCTGGGTAGAGTTACTACCTATACATTTTTAGGAATTCTCGTTGGTTTTGTAGGAAAAGGCATTTCATTGGCTGGATTTCACGGAAAAATCAGCATAGCTATGGGGGTGCTGATGATTGTTTACGCCCTTTTACCTAAAAAAACTATTGCAAAAGTTGAAAGCTTCGGAAACACCTCAAGATTTTTAATGCAAGTGAAATCCAAATTGGGCGAATTCATCAAAAAAAGAAGTTATTTCTCATTATACATTACAGGAATTCTAAATGGCTTATTGCCTTGCGGAGCCGTTTATGTTGCACTAATTGCCGCCATCGCTGCAGGAAGTGTAGCCAAGAGTGCTATGTTTATGGCACTTTTTGGATTGGGGACTATTCCGTTAATGTTTTTGGCTGTATTCTTAGGAGTAAGCCTGAATCTACCACTTAGAAATAAATTAAATAAAATATTGCCTTATTTAATTATTTTAGTGGGAATATTATTCATCATCAGAGGGCTCGAACTCGGCATTCCGTTTTTATCTCCCCCAGCTTCAGCATTGGATGTTAGCGGAAAACCACATTCTTGTCATTGTCATTAA
- a CDS encoding FixH family protein: MANFKFTWGHGVILALVGFMTFILSLIFLADTPGDLVSENYYEHSIRYQTETIEAEKNTNELVHKPEIKTQANGINIIFPAEIQPNEGTIILMRGAYAKDDVKDSLHLRNQQQLIPAVKLQKGEYDMELRWTSNGKFYLIKKRIEWGY, translated from the coding sequence ATGGCAAATTTCAAATTTACATGGGGGCATGGCGTAATCTTAGCGCTAGTAGGTTTTATGACATTCATTTTAAGCTTAATTTTCTTGGCAGATACGCCTGGTGATTTGGTTTCAGAAAACTATTACGAGCATTCCATAAGATACCAAACCGAAACCATAGAAGCGGAGAAAAATACCAATGAGCTAGTTCATAAACCAGAAATTAAAACACAAGCAAATGGAATAAACATTATCTTTCCAGCAGAAATACAGCCAAACGAGGGCACAATCATACTGATGAGAGGGGCTTATGCCAAAGATGATGTAAAAGATTCTTTGCACCTGAGAAATCAGCAACAATTGATACCCGCTGTAAAGTTACAAAAAGGCGAATACGACATGGAGCTTCGCTGGACAAGCAATGGCAAATTTTATTTAATCAAAAAAAGGATTGAATGGGGGTATTAA
- the ccoG gene encoding cytochrome c oxidase accessory protein CcoG encodes MAENNQNQTPEEEFQSFRNSIGTAEKSGKRKWVYAKKPDGKYYKWRTIVSYFLLAFLIITPFIKINGNPLFKFDIIRREFYIFSYPFFTSDFKIFAIGMITSIVFIILFTVVYGRIFCGWICPQTIFLEMVFRKIEFAIDGDRNKQIKLDKQEWNEEKIRKRLLKWSIFAVLSFIIANIMFAWIIGVDELKKLITEGPIQNISTFIGLVIFTGAFYFVFTWFREQACVLVCPYGRLQGVLIDKKTIIVAYDYKRGERSKGRARFKRGVDRVAEGIGDCIDCGNCVAVCPTGIDIRNGTQLECVNCTACIDACDEVMTKINLPTGLIRYASEENISEKKPFKFTPRMGAYTFVLALLLTVLSALLFTRSEVNSKFLKEAGTDFKIVNKTIVTNNFEYNLQNKTKETKQLHLELANYKDGKIELINHAPTLIIEPGKQIQGKMIISIPKHELKSYKAKITINVLDENNKLIDSYRTSFSAPYKFQY; translated from the coding sequence ATGGCAGAAAATAATCAAAATCAAACTCCCGAAGAAGAATTCCAGTCTTTTAGAAACAGCATAGGTACTGCTGAAAAATCTGGAAAAAGAAAATGGGTTTATGCAAAAAAACCTGACGGGAAATACTATAAATGGAGAACAATTGTGAGCTACTTCTTGCTTGCCTTTTTAATTATAACTCCATTCATTAAAATAAATGGGAATCCTTTATTTAAGTTCGACATCATCCGTAGAGAATTCTATATATTTAGTTATCCATTCTTTACATCTGATTTCAAAATTTTTGCAATTGGGATGATTACGAGTATCGTGTTCATCATTCTATTTACCGTAGTGTATGGGCGTATTTTCTGCGGATGGATTTGTCCGCAAACAATCTTCTTAGAAATGGTTTTCAGAAAGATTGAATTCGCCATCGACGGAGATAGAAACAAACAAATAAAACTCGACAAGCAAGAGTGGAACGAAGAAAAGATTAGAAAAAGACTTTTAAAATGGAGTATTTTTGCTGTGCTTTCGTTCATCATTGCCAACATCATGTTTGCGTGGATCATTGGAGTTGATGAACTTAAAAAATTGATTACCGAAGGTCCTATACAAAACATAAGTACCTTTATAGGGTTAGTAATCTTCACAGGAGCTTTCTATTTTGTTTTCACCTGGTTTAGAGAGCAAGCCTGCGTTTTGGTATGCCCATATGGTAGACTACAAGGTGTTTTAATCGACAAAAAGACCATTATAGTAGCCTATGACTACAAACGTGGGGAGCGCAGTAAGGGGAGAGCAAGATTTAAACGAGGAGTAGACCGAGTGGCTGAAGGAATTGGGGACTGTATCGATTGTGGAAACTGTGTGGCTGTCTGCCCTACGGGAATCGACATTAGAAACGGCACTCAGCTTGAGTGCGTGAATTGTACCGCATGTATTGATGCGTGCGACGAGGTGATGACAAAAATCAACCTACCTACAGGCTTGATTCGCTATGCTTCTGAAGAAAATATTTCAGAAAAAAAACCATTCAAATTCACCCCTAGAATGGGCGCCTATACATTTGTTTTAGCTTTACTACTCACAGTGTTAAGCGCATTACTTTTTACTCGCTCAGAAGTTAACTCTAAATTTCTAAAAGAAGCTGGCACCGATTTTAAAATCGTGAATAAAACCATTGTTACCAATAATTTTGAATATAATTTACAAAACAAAACAAAAGAAACTAAACAATTACATCTAGAACTTGCTAATTATAAAGATGGAAAAATCGAATTGATTAACCACGCTCCTACATTAATTATAGAACCTGGCAAGCAAATCCAAGGTAAAATGATAATTTCAATACCCAAACACGAATTGAAATCATACAAAGCAAAAATCACAATTAATGTGCTTGATGAGAATAATAAACTTATCGATTCATATCGTACTAGTTTCTCGGCACCCTATAAATTTCAATATTAA
- a CDS encoding cbb3-type cytochrome c oxidase N-terminal domain-containing protein, with amino-acid sequence MKHRIPGRITIPIVLLAILATFMMIIPMDFIPKNGLSGIFYNAIHQLKNVFTYWIVWVILGISLLMLIIINEINRVIERKKLAKLSPEERAIFLEEEKEGYLKRLFRSSKERQTEEEEQAILLDHGFDGIKELDNSLPQWWLAMFYLGSAYMIIYVIAYFTTDFAHPIEEYNAQNTLMEEQAQLWIKQNDITIEQAQNLYKDDGALQRGEAIFKSICATCHMANGGGAAGPNLTDDYWINHQESDLFKNIYHMVYDGSPNNPAMQAFGQTKQLTGLDIQDVASYVYYLNQVKPQVTVDEGGLAPQGDEMPQWKRK; translated from the coding sequence ATGAAACATCGTATTCCCGGTCGTATTACAATACCCATCGTATTATTAGCAATATTAGCTACTTTTATGATGATTATCCCTATGGACTTCATCCCAAAAAATGGGCTTTCTGGAATATTTTACAATGCAATCCACCAATTAAAAAATGTATTCACCTATTGGATTGTTTGGGTAATTTTAGGTATTTCGCTTTTGATGCTAATCATCATCAATGAGATTAACCGTGTCATTGAACGAAAAAAATTGGCTAAATTATCGCCTGAGGAAAGAGCTATTTTCCTTGAAGAGGAAAAAGAAGGCTACCTTAAAAGATTATTCAGAAGTAGTAAAGAAAGACAAACCGAAGAGGAAGAACAAGCTATTTTATTGGATCATGGATTCGATGGCATCAAAGAGCTAGACAACTCACTACCTCAATGGTGGCTAGCAATGTTTTATCTAGGCTCTGCCTACATGATTATCTATGTAATTGCATATTTCACTACCGATTTTGCTCACCCAATTGAAGAGTATAATGCACAAAACACCTTAATGGAAGAACAAGCTCAATTATGGATTAAACAAAACGATATCACAATTGAGCAAGCACAAAACTTATATAAAGATGATGGAGCTTTGCAACGAGGAGAAGCAATATTTAAAAGTATCTGTGCAACTTGCCACATGGCCAATGGTGGTGGAGCTGCTGGACCTAACTTAACAGATGATTATTGGATTAATCACCAAGAAAGCGATTTGTTCAAAAACATCTACCATATGGTTTATGATGGATCTCCTAACAACCCTGCAATGCAGGCTTTTGGGCAAACTAAGCAGCTTACTGGTTTAGATATTCAGGATGTGGCTTCGTATGTTTATTACCTCAACCAAGTAAAACCACAAGTTACAGTGGACGAAGGCGGATTGGCACCACAAGGTGATGAAATGCCACAATGGAAAAGAAAATAG
- a CDS encoding cbb3-type cytochrome c oxidase subunit 3, translating to MLKYFKEYFGYANDDILQVVILLCSIAFFVGLVYSVLKKPKNYYKKESEMPLEEDSVEDKIKF from the coding sequence ATGTTAAAATATTTCAAAGAATATTTTGGCTATGCCAACGATGATATACTACAAGTAGTAATTTTGCTATGCTCGATTGCTTTCTTCGTAGGACTTGTATATTCAGTATTGAAAAAACCAAAAAACTATTATAAAAAAGAATCTGAAATGCCTCTAGAAGAGGACTCGGTTGAGGATAAAATTAAATTTTAG